The Pseudoalteromonas rubra nucleotide sequence AATATGCAAAGACCAAACGTTAGGCACAATGTTACGCCATGAGGCTACTTCGATTTTCATGCCCAGATCTGACAGAATACCCGTCATATTGGCGATGGTCTGCTCCAAGGGCAGATCTTTACCCAGAATGAAGGTGCTGGCGTCTGAGTCAGTGTTTACCATCAGCATGGCTTGCGCATCGTCATCCAGGCTCTCTACCGCTTCAACCTGGAACTCAGGTCCGGTCTGGATCACTTTTTTCACAGTACAACGGTCAATTGAACGCAAGATGCCCTGACGGTCTTTCTCAGAGATACTCTCTGGCAGCTCAACCTGAATTTTAAAGATCTGGTTGTAACGGTTTTCCGGGTCAACAATGTTGTTTTGCGCCACACGAATTCCATCGGTCGGAATATCACGCGCATTACAATACACTTTCACAAAGTAAGCAGCACACAGCGCAGACGACGCCAGAAAATAGTCAAACGGGCTGGGTGCCGAACCATCGCCTTTATAACGAATAGGTTGGTCGGCAATGACAGAAAAATCATCAAATTTGGCGTCAATTCGAAGATTATCGAGATAATTTACTTTGATTTCCATAGGAAAGAGTCCGGTGTATTGCGATCGAAAATCCCTATTGTACTTGAGGTTGCAAGACGGCGCCAATGCTGATGACACAAATAACCCTGCCAACACAAATTAAGTTACTAAATACCTATTATTGGTCGTAAAGGCATGTTACTTTCTTGGCAAATAAACTCATCAGACAACACACGAGATAACAAGGATTTATTATGCGCAGCTATGTGTGGTTAGCACTTGGTTTAGACCTGTTTTCCGGCTCTGCTCTGGCCAATAACGGCTTTGGTGTCACCCTGTATGGTGGCAAAAGTAGCAATCAGGAATTGCATACCAGTCAAAAAGCAGTGGTTAACCTGGCCGATGAAAACCACTTTGGCATCAGCTTTGATCGCTATCTAAATAAAAAACGCTATGGCCTGTTTTACAGCATGCTAGAAACTGAATTTGAAGATGCACCAATCCAGAAAGTGGATATGGAATATCTGATGTTTCAAAGCGCCATAGATGTAGATATCACAGATAATCTGGACAGCTATATCGGTGCTCAGATCGGTGTAAATAGAGTAACTCCCAATTTTGAAGAAGCTGATCACTTTTTTGCTGCGGGCTTTTATGGTGGCCTGAAATATCATTTAGGAGCCGGGTTCAGCGCGCAAACAGAGCTGCGCTGGCTAGCGTCTTCTATCAAAAACTCGTCTAAAGTACGCTGTGATGGCAGCGATGAGGACGTCTGTGCATGGCACTTTGATGGCGATGTACTTAACCAATTCCAGCTGAGTCTGGGCCTGACTTACCGCTTTTAAAAAAATCGCCAGCATCGCTATCAGCCCCGGCTCGTTGGCCGGGGTAACGCTGTAATTAGCCACGGTCACACCAAACGAGTGCCCACTCTTACAGAGTTATAACGTTATTTTTAAGGTGTTCAATAAACAACCTGGTTTTACGGGGTGTATAGCTGGCCTTGGGGTAATAGGCCCAGAGTTGTTTTATCTCAGAGCGAATATCCGGCAAAATGGGCACCAAAGCGCCAGATCTTAACTCCCGCTCAATATAGCTTGGTGCGATAAACAGCAAACCAATTCCCTGCACTGCCGCTTTTAAAATGGCATCGAGATGATCGGTCACAAAATTATAGTTGGTAAACTCAAACAATCTGCCATCTTCAAGTACAACGCCCCCAATTTTATGATAATAACTACTCAGCAACATCTTATGTTGTGCCAGGTCCTCAACACAGGTTATTTCATCGCAACGTGCCAGATATTCAGGGGCCCCAAACAGCTGCATTTGATAGTCAAACAACCGCGTGCCTTTGTGCGAGACTGAATCAAACGACTCGTTATACCGGGTGATCACCACATCGTGCTGTAAATCCGGTGGCTCTCCCGGCGCCAGTACATTCAGGTGAATGGTGATCTGCGGATATTGCGACAAAAACTGCTCAATTTTGGGCATTAATACACTGCTGCCCACCGCCTGTGTGGCCGCTATTTTCAAACTGCCCTGCAATTCGCATTGCTCAGATTGCGCGGTTTCTACCAGTGCCTCAAACTGGGCAAGCCAGTCTCTGGCACGAGGAAAAAAATGCTGCCCTTGCTCCGTGAGATTAACCTGCCGGGTCGTGCGAATGAACAAACTTTGCCCCAGATGCCTTTCCAGCCAGTCAATACGTTTACTCATAGCAGATGCCGAAACCCCTTGATGCTCAGCCGCTTTGGTAAAGCTGCCCAGCTCTGCCAGAACGCAAAAACTGCGTGTTGCCGTTAACCAATCCATTAAATTAATTCCTATCAGGAAATAGTATTTTAATTATTACCTTATTTTTAGGACAATGAAAGCGGCGTATAGTGCCCGGGTCAAATTTACTTCGCCCTGGAGTGCCCGTGCACCTATTTACTATGCTTGCTGTTTTACTCATGTCCTGCTCTCAGCTGGTCAGCCAGGTGTATATGCCTGTTTTACCAGATATTGCAGACAGCCTGGTGCTAACCAATGGCATGAGTCAGGCAATGATCATCAGCTATTTCATTACGCTTGGCGCCTCTCAACTGATTGTTGGACCGCTGCGCGACAAGTACGGTGATCGACCACTGTTTATCGCCGGGCAAGCCATCTTACTGGCAGGTACACTGTTATGTGCCGTTGCACCAGACAGCACCACCTTTTTACTCGGACGAATTTTGCAAGGTGCGGGCTCCGCTTCACCGGTGTTAATCAGCCGCACATTACTGGCTCAACGACTGTCGGGGGCCAGATTAAAAAGTGCCATGGCAACCGTGGCCATCTCGGCAAGTGTCACCGCAATTATTGCCCCCCTGCTCGGCGGTATGCTGAGCAGTTGGTTTGGCTGGCAGGGTTTGTCACTGGTGCTCATTACATACTATCTGTTCATCACCATATTCGGGCTGAGTCTGCTCAAAGCCAGCGAACCTCAACCTTTTGTGATTAACCCAATGAGCCTGGTTCGGCACTATCAAAATATGGTGCGCTGTCAGGTCTTTTTATCGCTGGCCAGTCTCAAATGGGTGCCAACCTTTTTGTATTTGACGCTCCAGCTACATTTGCCGTTTTTACTTCAGGACCGCTTTGGCTTCACCACTAGCCAGACCGGACAAGCCATGATGCTGCCTATGGTTGGTCTGTTGTTGGGCGCTGTGTTTGCTAAAGTCTTACAGCGCCACGTTAGCTATATGAAAATTGTTTTGTGGCTGTGGCCTGCACTATTACTCAGTGCACTGACCTTCGTATTAGCCAGCGACAACGCCATAGCGATATTACTGGCCTATGCCGCCATTATGTTGGTATTTGGCGGATATTTTCCAAGCTATATGCACCTGATTGGCTTACTACACCCTACTCACGCGGGCACCGCAAACGCTTTGGTTGGGGCAATTGAGTTACTGATATTTTCTGTCATTGCCTGGCTGGTGAATCAATGGCTGCCAGATAACACGCAAGCCATCGCGCTACTGATCGCTGTCTGTGCTGCATTGTTACTACTTTGCTGGCGTACTATCCGTATTCAGCGACCTCATTTTGAACACACATAAGTATAATATTGGGATCAATCATGTTCGAAAAACTCCACTTTAACACTGCCCGATTTACTATCCGGCCGCTTCAGCAAAGTGACCTTCATGCCATTTACGAGAGCCGGCGTAATCCGGATACCTCCAGGTATATTGGTGAACCAGCGACACTAAAAGATGCTCAGGACCGAATTGATCAGGCAACAGCCCCCTGGCAGGCAAATGAGCATGAAAGACTGCTTTTGGCCATCATCAGACGTGAAGACAATGTACTGGTCGGTGAACTCATGTATAAGTTTTTGTGCCATAACGCCAAAACTGCCGAAATCGGTTATCGTCTGAGTGAAAAATATATTGGCCAGGGTTATGCGTTTGAAGCTGCAAATGGGCTGATTGAAGCTGCCTTTGGGCAATTTGGACTCAATAAAGTCTGTGCATTTTGTGCTGTCGAAAACCAGGCTTCCTGGCGCTTAATGGAAAAGCTCGGCATGCAACGTGAGGCCCATTTACGTCAGCACTTTAAATTTAGCCATGGTTACTATGATGGCTATATGTACGGCCTGCTGCGTAGTGAACATATCATGGCAGCAACAGCCTGATAAACGAAAAAGGCACCCTTATCAGGTGCCTTGACTCATGGAAGGATCCATGAAGATCGTTGCGTAAAAATACAAAATTGGGAGAAGAAAACTGTGTCAGAATAATGTCCTACTGACTAAACTCCTGTTCCGATAGTTTACCGTCGCCATTGGTGTCCAGTTTTTCGAAAATGACCGTCAATGTATCCGAGCCCGCGGCTTCCGACTTAGAGATATACCCATCGCCATTGGTATCAAAAGTTGAAAATGAACTGTCCGCAGCATGCGCACCAATACTGGCTGCCATCAAAATGGTGCTTAACATAAGCTTGTACATATCAAGTTCCTCATAAATGCTTGTTAAAGTGTTTAAATTCTTTGGCACTCAGCGCGCCATCCCGGTTTGTATCCAGGCGTTTAAATGCGTCAGCGACCAGAGAGACCTTAGCTGCTTCTGAGCGACTGATCAGGCCATCGCTGTTGTCATCCAAAAGTGCAAAATCGACTTCAGTTGCAAACGCTAACGCACAGGTGAACATTCCCAGGGTCAACGCAAAAACGTATGTAATTTGCATATCTGATCCTCCGGCTAAAACGCGATTTAGCCGTTAAACTCAGAAAATTCTTTTCTGCTCAGCAAGCCATCACCATTGCTATCCAGATCTTCGAACTGGCCCATTAGCGCGGAGTTTGCCGTCGCCTCATTCAAACTAATGGTGCCATCACCATCCGTGTCATACTTTTCAAAATCCTCGCCTGCAATTGCCTGTGTCGCCAACACCGTCAGAGCCATAGCTGTCATCATTGTCATCGCTGTTTTCATCATATTTTCCTTCTGTTTTTGAATGTGTGCCGCCGCGAAACTGTTCTGAGCTTGCCGGCTGCGTTTGACAAGACTATTCCAACTTTGA carries:
- a CDS encoding GNAT family N-acetyltransferase; amino-acid sequence: MFEKLHFNTARFTIRPLQQSDLHAIYESRRNPDTSRYIGEPATLKDAQDRIDQATAPWQANEHERLLLAIIRREDNVLVGELMYKFLCHNAKTAEIGYRLSEKYIGQGYAFEAANGLIEAAFGQFGLNKVCAFCAVENQASWRLMEKLGMQREAHLRQHFKFSHGYYDGYMYGLLRSEHIMAATA
- a CDS encoding EF-hand domain-containing protein, producing MQITYVFALTLGMFTCALAFATEVDFALLDDNSDGLISRSEAAKVSLVADAFKRLDTNRDGALSAKEFKHFNKHL
- a CDS encoding MFS transporter translates to MHLFTMLAVLLMSCSQLVSQVYMPVLPDIADSLVLTNGMSQAMIISYFITLGASQLIVGPLRDKYGDRPLFIAGQAILLAGTLLCAVAPDSTTFLLGRILQGAGSASPVLISRTLLAQRLSGARLKSAMATVAISASVTAIIAPLLGGMLSSWFGWQGLSLVLITYYLFITIFGLSLLKASEPQPFVINPMSLVRHYQNMVRCQVFLSLASLKWVPTFLYLTLQLHLPFLLQDRFGFTTSQTGQAMMLPMVGLLLGAVFAKVLQRHVSYMKIVLWLWPALLLSALTFVLASDNAIAILLAYAAIMLVFGGYFPSYMHLIGLLHPTHAGTANALVGAIELLIFSVIAWLVNQWLPDNTQAIALLIAVCAALLLLCWRTIRIQRPHFEHT
- a CDS encoding EF-hand domain-containing protein; translated protein: MMKTAMTMMTAMALTVLATQAIAGEDFEKYDTDGDGTISLNEATANSALMGQFEDLDSNGDGLLSRKEFSEFNG
- a CDS encoding EF-hand domain-containing protein; translation: MYKLMLSTILMAASIGAHAADSSFSTFDTNGDGYISKSEAAGSDTLTVIFEKLDTNGDGKLSEQEFSQ
- a CDS encoding LysR family transcriptional regulator, producing the protein MDWLTATRSFCVLAELGSFTKAAEHQGVSASAMSKRIDWLERHLGQSLFIRTTRQVNLTEQGQHFFPRARDWLAQFEALVETAQSEQCELQGSLKIAATQAVGSSVLMPKIEQFLSQYPQITIHLNVLAPGEPPDLQHDVVITRYNESFDSVSHKGTRLFDYQMQLFGAPEYLARCDEITCVEDLAQHKMLLSSYYHKIGGVVLEDGRLFEFTNYNFVTDHLDAILKAAVQGIGLLFIAPSYIERELRSGALVPILPDIRSEIKQLWAYYPKASYTPRKTRLFIEHLKNNVITL